One Nicotiana sylvestris chromosome 12, ASM39365v2, whole genome shotgun sequence genomic window carries:
- the LOC104247651 gene encoding LOW QUALITY PROTEIN: zinc finger A20 and AN1 domain-containing stress-associated protein 4 (The sequence of the model RefSeq protein was modified relative to this genomic sequence to represent the inferred CDS: substituted 1 base at 1 genomic stop codon), whose product MAEEHGFEAQEGHILCANNCGFFGSSTTQNFCSKCYHEIXLAQQSQQKPIDSLFPLQPPVPAASSSVVVLPELLKVEKKPAAVVEPVVQPNRCSVCRKKVGLTGFKCRCGTTFCGTHRYPEIHGCTFDFKSMGREAIAKANPLIKAQKLEKI is encoded by the coding sequence ATGGCGGAAGAACATGGATTTGAGGCACAAGAAGGGCACATATTATGCGCAAACAACTGTGGATTCTTCGGCAGCTCAACAACCCAAAATTTCTGCTCAAAATGCTACCATGAAATTTAGTTAGCTCAACAATCCCAACAAAAGCCCATTGATTCTCTCTTTCCTCTGCAGCCGCCGGTTCCCGCAGCCAGCTCATCGGTGGTGGTATTGCCGGAACTGTTAAAAGTAGAGAAAAAACCGGCTGCTGTTGTCGAACCGGTGGTGCAGCCAAACCGGTGTTCGGTTTGTAGGAAGAAAGTGGGGTTGACCGGGTTCAAGTGTAGGTGTGGGACCACTTTTTGTGGCACCCATCGATATCCCGAGATCCATGGCTGCACGTTTGATTTCAAGTCTATGGGAAGAGAAGCGATTGCTAAGGCGAATCCTTTGATTAAAGCTCAGAAATTGGAGAAGATTTAA